Proteins co-encoded in one Pongo pygmaeus isolate AG05252 chromosome 23, NHGRI_mPonPyg2-v2.0_pri, whole genome shotgun sequence genomic window:
- the LOC129023578 gene encoding DNA dC->dU-editing enzyme APOBEC-3G isoform X5, with protein MNPQFRNTVERMYRGTFFYNFNNRPILSHRNTVWLCYEVKTKGPSRPPLNAKIFRGQVPRSLIRAPFQVLSSPFGQCAPPHGTAQVQWPPQLTAGREQGRP; from the exons ATGAATCCTCAGTTCAG GAACACAGTGGAGCGAATGTATCGAGGCACATTCTTCTACAACTTTAATAATAGACCCATCCTTTCTCATCGGAATACTGTCTGGCTGTGCTACGAAGTGAAAACAAAGGGTCCCTCAAGGCCCCCTTTGAACGCAAAGATCTTTCGAGGCCAG GTGCCCAGGTCTCTCATCAGAGccccatttcaagtgctcagtagccccTTTGGCCAGTGCGCCCCACCACATGGGACAGCGCAGGTCCAGTGGCCTCCCCAGCTGACCGCAGGCAGGGAACAAGGCAGACCCTAG
- the LOC129023580 gene encoding DNA dC->dU-editing enzyme APOBEC-3C, which yields MNPQIRNPMKAMYPGTFYFQFKNLREANDRNETWLCFTVEVKKHHQVVSWKRGVFRNQVDSETHCHAESCFLSWFCNNILSPNTNYRVTWYASWSPCPECAGEVAKFLARHSNVKLTIFTARLYYFQNPYYQQGLRRLSQEGVAVGIMDYEDFKDCWENFVYSDDEPFKPWKGINTNFRLLKKRLREILQ from the exons ATGAATCCACAGATCAG AAACCCGATGAAGGCAATGTATCCAGGCACATTCTATTTCCAATTTAAAAACCTACGGGAAGCCAACGATCGGAACGAAACTTGGCTGTGCTTCACCGTGGAAGTTAAAAAGCACCACCAAGTTGTCTCCTGGAAGAGGGGCGTCTTCCGAAACCAG gtGGATTCTGAGACCCATTGTCATGCAGAAAGCTGCTTCCTGTCTTGGTTCTGCAACAACATACTCTCTCCTAACACAAACTACCGGGTTACCTGGTACGCATCTTGGAGCCCTTGCCCAGAGTGTGCAGGGGAGGTGGCCaagttcctggccaggcacagcaaCGTGAAGCTCACCATCTTCACCGCCCGCCTCTACTATTTCCAGAATCCATATTACCAGCAGGGGCTCCGCAGGCTGAGTCAGGAAGGGGTCGCTGTGGGGATCATGGACTACGAAG ATTTTAAAGATTGTTGGGAAAACTTTGTGTACAGTGATGATGAGCCATTCAAGCCTTGGAAGGGAATAAACACCAACTTTCGACTTCTGAAAAAAAGGCTACGGGAGATTCTCCAGTGA